From a region of the Castor canadensis chromosome 7, mCasCan1.hap1v2, whole genome shotgun sequence genome:
- the LOC109702759 gene encoding acyl-CoA desaturase 1-like, whose product MPVHLLQEKISSSYTTTTSTTAPPSGGLQNGGEKLEKTIDDLGEDIRPEMKEDIHDPSYQDEEGPPPKLEYVWRNIILMGLLHVGALYGLTLVPTCKFYTWLWVYLYSILSGLGITAGAHRLWSHRTYKARLPLRVFLIIADTMALQNDVYEWARDHRAHHKFSETHADPHNSYHGFFFSHVGWLLVRKHPAVKEKGGLLDMSDLKAEKLVMFQRKYYKPASLLMCFILPTLVPWYCWGETFQHSLYVGAFLRNTVVLNITWLVNSVSHTCGYRPYDKNINPGENALISLLTLGEGFHNYHHSFPQDYSASEYRWSLNFTTFFIDCMAAIGLAYDRKKVSKAAILARIKRTGDGSYKSG is encoded by the exons ATGCCCGTGCATCTGCTGCAAGAGAAG ATCTCCAGCTcctacaccaccaccaccagcaccacagCGCCTCCCTCTGGGGGCCTGCAGAATGGAGGAGAAAAGTTGGAAAAAACCATTGATGACTTGGGAGAAGACATCCGCcctgaaatgaaagaagacatccATGACCCCAGCTACCAGGATGAGGAGGGCCCCCCGCCCAAGCTTGAGTATGTCTGGAGAAACATCATCCTTATGGGTCTGCTGCACGTGGGAGCCCTGTATGGGCTCACACTGGTTCCCACCTGCAAGTTCTACACCTGGCTCTGGG TGTATTTATACTCCATACTCAGTGGCCTGGGCATCACAGCAGGGGCTCATCGCCTGTGGAGCCACCGGACTTACAAAGCCCGGCTGCCCCTGCGGGTCTTCCTCATCATCGCCGACACCATGGCACTCCAG aACGATGTGTATGAATGGGCCAGAGACCACCGTGCCCACCACAAGTTCTCAGAAACACACGCTGATCCTCACAATTCCTAtcatggctttttcttttctcacgtGGGTTGGCTGCTGGTGCGCAAACACCCAGCTGTCAAAGAGAAAGGTGGTTTGCTGGACATGTCTGACCTCAAAGCTGAGAAACTGGTGATGTTCCAGAGGAA GTACTACAAACCTGCTTCTCTGTTGATGTGCTTCATCCTGCCAACACTGGTGCCTTGGTATTGTTGGGGTGAAACTTTTCAACACAGTTTGTATGTTGGTGCTTTCCTGCGAAATACCGTAGTGCTCAATATCACCTGGCTGGTGAACAGTGTCTCACACACCTGTGGATATCGCCCCTATGACAAGAACATTAACCCTGGAGAGAATGCTCTGATTTCACTGTTAACTTTGG GCGAGGGATTCCACAACTACCACCACTCCTTCCCTCAGGACTACTCTGCCAGTGAGTACCGCTGGAGCCTCAACTTCACCACATTCTTCATCGACTGCATGGCTGCCATTGGTCTGGCTTATGACCGGAAGAAAGTGTCCAAGGCTGCCATCTTGGCCAGGATTAAAAGAACTGGAGATGGAAGCTACAAGAGTGGCTGA